One Phalacrocorax aristotelis chromosome 12, bGulAri2.1, whole genome shotgun sequence DNA window includes the following coding sequences:
- the PDZD7 gene encoding PDZ domain-containing protein 7 isoform X2, with translation MAQGWDTALSGMTAGSRSRSSSSEASLAPCCLLSKQSRLLNGAIQGSRATSPMGRVILINTPIEASSNESNIINAITVEKSVGGKLGFSVRGGSEHGLGIFVSKVEEGSTAEQAGLCVGDKITEVNSVSLENITMSSAVKVLTGNNRLRMVVRRMGRVPGIKFSKEKTAWVDVVNRRLVVEKSGSTPSESGSEDGLRRIVHLYTTSDDYCLGFNIRGGREFGLGIYVSKVDPGGLAEQNGIRVGDQVLAANGVKFEDISHSKAVEVLKGQTHIMLTIKETGRFPAYKEMVAEYCWLSRLTNGQLQQLSQASETSSSISSYSSGPAPGAVNGLGMAITGLPTRTVDVAISTEDGPRRGWVRERAERAMQTEPATEGLPETRRMVRPPELLRDTAIRGQGTREPPSTHPRRTFAHSPKTALLLALSRPRQPITRSQSDLTVAEEKRKKEKPEVQGTRGAPPGLHRSKTLVNLFFKGGRATSQSWAPPSQEPPTSDHRARAKSPGRPDGDRVGAVQKFVIRSLKREKSQRASILGPVGIAALQPNSNPEARLPHIQDTAARLLSPDEVTAVLRHCSRYLHEGSVEDLVQPLLAILDRPEKVLLLRDVRSVVAPTDLGRFDSMVMPLELEAFDALKSRSVRSPALRPAHHDIPPKRHLITPVPDYRGGFLLKPAGAPEPEEAGGLQASPARTQASPSPRWLHPRTYTPLPDVPVDAYACTSRPPPAASRQPPNWLLAEPLLGEGCGHSHSPQPTRRKEPPGLVPDRGADMLGKPWQAPPRLAPLFGRPGGEAGAGVATNGPGDAGREEEEEEYRLLTVTLSKLKHSLGISISGGIESKAQPVVKIEKIFPGGAAFLSGVLKAGQELVSVDGESLQNITHQRAVDIIRQAYRNKAKEPMELVVRVAGVPPE, from the exons CCCAGGGCTGGGACACGGCGCTGTCAGGGATGACTGCAGGCAGCCGGTCGCGGAGCTCCAGCAGCGAGGCCAGCCtggctccctgctgcctcctgagcAAGCAGAGCCGCCTGCTCAATGGAGCCATCCAGGGCAGCCGTGCCACCTCCCCCATGGGCCGCGTCATCCTCATCAACACCCCCATCGAAG CCAGCAGCAACGAGAGCAACATCATCAATGCCATCACAGTAGAGAAGAGCGTGGGCGGCAAGCTGGGCTTCAGCGTCCGTGGCGGCTCTGAGCATGGGCTGGGCATCTTTGTCAGCAAGGTGGAGGAGGGCAGCACTGCTG AGCAGGCCGGGCTGTGTGTTGGTGACAAGATCACGGAGGTGAACAGCGTGAGCCTGGAGAACATCACCATGAGCAGCGCTGTCAAGGTCCTCACTGGCAACAACCGCCTCCGCATGGTGGTCCGGCGGATGGGCCGTGTGCCAGGCATCAAGTTCTCCAAGGAGAAGACGGCATG GGTGGACGTGGTGAACAGGCGGCTGGTGGTGGAGAAAAGTGGCTCGACGCCATCAGAGAGCGGCTCCGAGGATGGGCTGCGGCGCATCGTCCACCTCTATACCACCTCTGACGACTACTGCCTGGGTTTCAACATCCGCGGTGGCAGGGAGTTCGGCCTCGGCATCTATGTCTCCAA GGTAGACCCCggggggctggcagagcagaaCGGAATTCGGGTGGGAGACCAAGTCCTTGCAGCCAATGGAGTCAAGTTTGAAGACATAAGCCATAGCAAGGCAGTGGAGGTGCTGAAGGGGCAGACCCACATCATGCTAACTATCAAG GAGACTGGCCGGTTCCCTGCCTACAAGGAGATGGTGGCCGAGTACTGCTGGCTCAGTCGAT TGACCAAcgggcagctgcagcagctgtctCAGGCCTCAGAGACCAgctcctccatctcctcctaCTCCTCGGGGCCAGCACCAGGGGCAGTGAACGGGCTGGGGATGGCCATCACAGGCCTCCCCACCCGCACTGTGGATGTGGCCATCTCCACAGAGGACGGGCCACGGCGAGGCTGGGTGCGGGAGCGTGCCGAGCGGGCCATGCAGACCGAGCCAGCcaccgaggggctgccggaGACACGGCGCATGGTGCGGCCCCCCGAGCTGCTGCGGGACACGGCCATCCGGGGCCAGGGCACCCGTGAGCCCCCTAGCACTCACCCACGCCGCACCTTCGCCCACTCGCCCAAGACGGCACTGCTGCTGGCGCTGAGCCGCCCCCGGCAGCCCATCACACGCTCCCAGAGTGACCTCACCGTCGCCG AGGAGAAGCGGAAGAAGGAGAAGCCAGAGGTACAAGGTACACGGGGGGCCCCCCCAGGGCTGCACCGCTCCAAGACCCTCGTCAACCTCTTCTTCAAGGGTGGCCGTGCCACCAGCCAGAGCTGGGCCCCACCCAGCCAGGAGCCCCCCACCTCCGACCACCGAGCACGTGCCAAGTCCCCAGGGCGCCCTGATGGGGACAGAG TAGGCGCTGTGCAGAAGTTTGTCATCCGGAGCCTGAAGCGGG AGAAAAGCCAGCGTGCCAGCATCCTAGGCCCAGTGGGCattgctgccctgcagcccaaCAGCAACCCCGAGGCCCGGCTCCCACATATCCAGGACACTGCTGCACGCCTCCTCAGCCCCGACGAGGTGACGGCTGTGCTCCGCCACTGCTCCCGG TACTTGCACGAGGGCAGCGTGGAGGATTTGGTGCAGCCACTGCTGGCCATTCTAGACCGGCCTGAGAAGGTCCTGCTGCTGCGGGATGTGAG GAGTGTGGTGGCCCCCACTGACCTGGGCCGGTTCGACAGCATGGTGATGCCGCTGGAGCTGGAAGCCTTTGATGCCCTGAAGAGCCGCTCAG TGCGCTCGCCTGCCCTCCGCCCAGCCCACCATGACATCCCTCCCAAAAGACACCTCATCACACCTGTGCCTG ACTATCGGGGTGGATTCCTGCTGAAGCCAGCAGGGGCCCCAGAACCAGAGGAAGCTGGGGGGCTGCAAGCGAGCCCAGCCCGGACACaagcctcccccagcccccgctgGCTTCACCCACGCACCTACACCCCGCTCCCTGACGTGCCAGTGGATGCCTATGCCTGCACCAGCCGCCCCCCAcctgctgccagccgccagCCCCCCAActggctgctggctgagccccTCCTGGGCGAGGGGTGCGGGCACTCacacagcccccagcccacccgGCGCAAGGAGCCCCCCGGGTTGGTGCCTGATCGAGGGGCTGACATGCTGGGGAAGCCCTGGCAGGCACCGCCCCGCCTTGCACCCCTCTTTGGGAGGCCAGGGGgtgaggcaggagctggggtggCCACCAATGgccctggggatgctggcagagaagaggaggaagaggagtacCGGTTACTCACTGTCACCCTCTCCAAGCTGAAGCACTCGCTGG GGATCAGCATCTCTGGTGGCATCGAGTCAAAGGCACAGCCAGTGGTGAAGATTGAGAAGATCTTCCCTGGGGGAGCTGCGTTCCTCAGTGGTGTCCTCAAG GCCGGGCAGGAGCTGGTGTCAGTGGATGGGGAGAGCCTGCAGAACATCACCCACCAGCGGGCTGTGGACATCATCCGCCAGGCCTACCGCAACAAAGCCAAGGAGCCCATGGAGCTGGTGGTACGGGTGGCTGGAGTCCCCCCAGAGTGA
- the PDZD7 gene encoding PDZ domain-containing protein 7 isoform X1, with amino-acid sequence MAQGWDTALSGMTAGSRSRSSSSEASLAPCCLLSKQSRLLNGAIQGSRATSPMGRVILINTPIEASSNESNIINAITVEKSVGGKLGFSVRGGSEHGLGIFVSKVEEGSTAEQAGLCVGDKITEVNSVSLENITMSSAVKVLTGNNRLRMVVRRMGRVPGIKFSKEKTAWVDVVNRRLVVEKSGSTPSESGSEDGLRRIVHLYTTSDDYCLGFNIRGGREFGLGIYVSKVDPGGLAEQNGIRVGDQVLAANGVKFEDISHSKAVEVLKGQTHIMLTIKETGRFPAYKEMVAEYCWLSRLTNGQLQQLSQASETSSSISSYSSGPAPGAVNGLGMAITGLPTRTVDVAISTEDGPRRGWVRERAERAMQTEPATEGLPETRRMVRPPELLRDTAIRGQGTREPPSTHPRRTFAHSPKTALLLALSRPRQPITRSQSDLTVAEEKRKKEKPEVQGTRGAPPGLHRSKTLVNLFFKGGRATSQSWAPPSQEPPTSDHRARAKSPGRPDGDRVGAVQKFVIRSLKRGNGGACVPGGGCRAGSACAWPHAACVCLTLVWMELGGVACGVPRAVPAVLATPCCCALAEKSQRASILGPVGIAALQPNSNPEARLPHIQDTAARLLSPDEVTAVLRHCSRYLHEGSVEDLVQPLLAILDRPEKVLLLRDVRSVVAPTDLGRFDSMVMPLELEAFDALKSRSVRSPALRPAHHDIPPKRHLITPVPDYRGGFLLKPAGAPEPEEAGGLQASPARTQASPSPRWLHPRTYTPLPDVPVDAYACTSRPPPAASRQPPNWLLAEPLLGEGCGHSHSPQPTRRKEPPGLVPDRGADMLGKPWQAPPRLAPLFGRPGGEAGAGVATNGPGDAGREEEEEEYRLLTVTLSKLKHSLGISISGGIESKAQPVVKIEKIFPGGAAFLSGVLKAGQELVSVDGESLQNITHQRAVDIIRQAYRNKAKEPMELVVRVAGVPPE; translated from the exons CCCAGGGCTGGGACACGGCGCTGTCAGGGATGACTGCAGGCAGCCGGTCGCGGAGCTCCAGCAGCGAGGCCAGCCtggctccctgctgcctcctgagcAAGCAGAGCCGCCTGCTCAATGGAGCCATCCAGGGCAGCCGTGCCACCTCCCCCATGGGCCGCGTCATCCTCATCAACACCCCCATCGAAG CCAGCAGCAACGAGAGCAACATCATCAATGCCATCACAGTAGAGAAGAGCGTGGGCGGCAAGCTGGGCTTCAGCGTCCGTGGCGGCTCTGAGCATGGGCTGGGCATCTTTGTCAGCAAGGTGGAGGAGGGCAGCACTGCTG AGCAGGCCGGGCTGTGTGTTGGTGACAAGATCACGGAGGTGAACAGCGTGAGCCTGGAGAACATCACCATGAGCAGCGCTGTCAAGGTCCTCACTGGCAACAACCGCCTCCGCATGGTGGTCCGGCGGATGGGCCGTGTGCCAGGCATCAAGTTCTCCAAGGAGAAGACGGCATG GGTGGACGTGGTGAACAGGCGGCTGGTGGTGGAGAAAAGTGGCTCGACGCCATCAGAGAGCGGCTCCGAGGATGGGCTGCGGCGCATCGTCCACCTCTATACCACCTCTGACGACTACTGCCTGGGTTTCAACATCCGCGGTGGCAGGGAGTTCGGCCTCGGCATCTATGTCTCCAA GGTAGACCCCggggggctggcagagcagaaCGGAATTCGGGTGGGAGACCAAGTCCTTGCAGCCAATGGAGTCAAGTTTGAAGACATAAGCCATAGCAAGGCAGTGGAGGTGCTGAAGGGGCAGACCCACATCATGCTAACTATCAAG GAGACTGGCCGGTTCCCTGCCTACAAGGAGATGGTGGCCGAGTACTGCTGGCTCAGTCGAT TGACCAAcgggcagctgcagcagctgtctCAGGCCTCAGAGACCAgctcctccatctcctcctaCTCCTCGGGGCCAGCACCAGGGGCAGTGAACGGGCTGGGGATGGCCATCACAGGCCTCCCCACCCGCACTGTGGATGTGGCCATCTCCACAGAGGACGGGCCACGGCGAGGCTGGGTGCGGGAGCGTGCCGAGCGGGCCATGCAGACCGAGCCAGCcaccgaggggctgccggaGACACGGCGCATGGTGCGGCCCCCCGAGCTGCTGCGGGACACGGCCATCCGGGGCCAGGGCACCCGTGAGCCCCCTAGCACTCACCCACGCCGCACCTTCGCCCACTCGCCCAAGACGGCACTGCTGCTGGCGCTGAGCCGCCCCCGGCAGCCCATCACACGCTCCCAGAGTGACCTCACCGTCGCCG AGGAGAAGCGGAAGAAGGAGAAGCCAGAGGTACAAGGTACACGGGGGGCCCCCCCAGGGCTGCACCGCTCCAAGACCCTCGTCAACCTCTTCTTCAAGGGTGGCCGTGCCACCAGCCAGAGCTGGGCCCCACCCAGCCAGGAGCCCCCCACCTCCGACCACCGAGCACGTGCCAAGTCCCCAGGGCGCCCTGATGGGGACAGAG TAGGCGCTGTGCAGAAGTTTGTCATCCGGAGCCTGAAGCGGGGTAACGGGGGTGCCTGTGTGcctggggggggctgcagggcaggctCTGCATGCGCCTGGCCCCACGCTGCATGCGTCTGTCTGACTCTGGTGTggatggagctggggggggtggcTTGTGGGGTGCCCAGGGCAGTCCCTGCCGTACTGGCCACCCCTTGTTGCTGTGCTCTCGCAGAGAAAAGCCAGCGTGCCAGCATCCTAGGCCCAGTGGGCattgctgccctgcagcccaaCAGCAACCCCGAGGCCCGGCTCCCACATATCCAGGACACTGCTGCACGCCTCCTCAGCCCCGACGAGGTGACGGCTGTGCTCCGCCACTGCTCCCGG TACTTGCACGAGGGCAGCGTGGAGGATTTGGTGCAGCCACTGCTGGCCATTCTAGACCGGCCTGAGAAGGTCCTGCTGCTGCGGGATGTGAG GAGTGTGGTGGCCCCCACTGACCTGGGCCGGTTCGACAGCATGGTGATGCCGCTGGAGCTGGAAGCCTTTGATGCCCTGAAGAGCCGCTCAG TGCGCTCGCCTGCCCTCCGCCCAGCCCACCATGACATCCCTCCCAAAAGACACCTCATCACACCTGTGCCTG ACTATCGGGGTGGATTCCTGCTGAAGCCAGCAGGGGCCCCAGAACCAGAGGAAGCTGGGGGGCTGCAAGCGAGCCCAGCCCGGACACaagcctcccccagcccccgctgGCTTCACCCACGCACCTACACCCCGCTCCCTGACGTGCCAGTGGATGCCTATGCCTGCACCAGCCGCCCCCCAcctgctgccagccgccagCCCCCCAActggctgctggctgagccccTCCTGGGCGAGGGGTGCGGGCACTCacacagcccccagcccacccgGCGCAAGGAGCCCCCCGGGTTGGTGCCTGATCGAGGGGCTGACATGCTGGGGAAGCCCTGGCAGGCACCGCCCCGCCTTGCACCCCTCTTTGGGAGGCCAGGGGgtgaggcaggagctggggtggCCACCAATGgccctggggatgctggcagagaagaggaggaagaggagtacCGGTTACTCACTGTCACCCTCTCCAAGCTGAAGCACTCGCTGG GGATCAGCATCTCTGGTGGCATCGAGTCAAAGGCACAGCCAGTGGTGAAGATTGAGAAGATCTTCCCTGGGGGAGCTGCGTTCCTCAGTGGTGTCCTCAAG GCCGGGCAGGAGCTGGTGTCAGTGGATGGGGAGAGCCTGCAGAACATCACCCACCAGCGGGCTGTGGACATCATCCGCCAGGCCTACCGCAACAAAGCCAAGGAGCCCATGGAGCTGGTGGTACGGGTGGCTGGAGTCCCCCCAGAGTGA
- the PDZD7 gene encoding PDZ domain-containing protein 7 isoform X3, with the protein MAQGWDTALSGMTAGSRSRSSSSEASLAPCCLLSKQSRLLNGAIQGSRATSPMGRVILINTPIEASSNESNIINAITVEKSVGGKLGFSVRGGSEHGLGIFVSKVEEGSTAEQAGLCVGDKITEVNSVSLENITMSSAVKVLTGNNRLRMVVRRMGRVPGIKFSKEKTAWVDVVNRRLVVEKSGSTPSESGSEDGLRRIVHLYTTSDDYCLGFNIRGGREFGLGIYVSKVDPGGLAEQNGIRVGDQVLAANGVKFEDISHSKAVEVLKGQTHIMLTIKETGRFPAYKEMVAEYCWLSRLTNGQLQQLSQASETSSSISSYSSGPAPGAVNGLGMAITGLPTRTVDVAISTEDGPRRGWVRERAERAMQTEPATEGLPETRRMVRPPELLRDTAIRGQGTREPPSTHPRRTFAHSPKTALLLALSRPRQPITRSQSDLTVAEEKRKKEKPEVQGTRGAPPGLHRSKTLVNLFFKGGRATSQSWAPPSQEPPTSDHRARAKSPGRPDGDREKSQRASILGPVGIAALQPNSNPEARLPHIQDTAARLLSPDEVTAVLRHCSRYLHEGSVEDLVQPLLAILDRPEKVLLLRDVRSVVAPTDLGRFDSMVMPLELEAFDALKSRSVRSPALRPAHHDIPPKRHLITPVPDYRGGFLLKPAGAPEPEEAGGLQASPARTQASPSPRWLHPRTYTPLPDVPVDAYACTSRPPPAASRQPPNWLLAEPLLGEGCGHSHSPQPTRRKEPPGLVPDRGADMLGKPWQAPPRLAPLFGRPGGEAGAGVATNGPGDAGREEEEEEYRLLTVTLSKLKHSLGISISGGIESKAQPVVKIEKIFPGGAAFLSGVLKAGQELVSVDGESLQNITHQRAVDIIRQAYRNKAKEPMELVVRVAGVPPE; encoded by the exons CCCAGGGCTGGGACACGGCGCTGTCAGGGATGACTGCAGGCAGCCGGTCGCGGAGCTCCAGCAGCGAGGCCAGCCtggctccctgctgcctcctgagcAAGCAGAGCCGCCTGCTCAATGGAGCCATCCAGGGCAGCCGTGCCACCTCCCCCATGGGCCGCGTCATCCTCATCAACACCCCCATCGAAG CCAGCAGCAACGAGAGCAACATCATCAATGCCATCACAGTAGAGAAGAGCGTGGGCGGCAAGCTGGGCTTCAGCGTCCGTGGCGGCTCTGAGCATGGGCTGGGCATCTTTGTCAGCAAGGTGGAGGAGGGCAGCACTGCTG AGCAGGCCGGGCTGTGTGTTGGTGACAAGATCACGGAGGTGAACAGCGTGAGCCTGGAGAACATCACCATGAGCAGCGCTGTCAAGGTCCTCACTGGCAACAACCGCCTCCGCATGGTGGTCCGGCGGATGGGCCGTGTGCCAGGCATCAAGTTCTCCAAGGAGAAGACGGCATG GGTGGACGTGGTGAACAGGCGGCTGGTGGTGGAGAAAAGTGGCTCGACGCCATCAGAGAGCGGCTCCGAGGATGGGCTGCGGCGCATCGTCCACCTCTATACCACCTCTGACGACTACTGCCTGGGTTTCAACATCCGCGGTGGCAGGGAGTTCGGCCTCGGCATCTATGTCTCCAA GGTAGACCCCggggggctggcagagcagaaCGGAATTCGGGTGGGAGACCAAGTCCTTGCAGCCAATGGAGTCAAGTTTGAAGACATAAGCCATAGCAAGGCAGTGGAGGTGCTGAAGGGGCAGACCCACATCATGCTAACTATCAAG GAGACTGGCCGGTTCCCTGCCTACAAGGAGATGGTGGCCGAGTACTGCTGGCTCAGTCGAT TGACCAAcgggcagctgcagcagctgtctCAGGCCTCAGAGACCAgctcctccatctcctcctaCTCCTCGGGGCCAGCACCAGGGGCAGTGAACGGGCTGGGGATGGCCATCACAGGCCTCCCCACCCGCACTGTGGATGTGGCCATCTCCACAGAGGACGGGCCACGGCGAGGCTGGGTGCGGGAGCGTGCCGAGCGGGCCATGCAGACCGAGCCAGCcaccgaggggctgccggaGACACGGCGCATGGTGCGGCCCCCCGAGCTGCTGCGGGACACGGCCATCCGGGGCCAGGGCACCCGTGAGCCCCCTAGCACTCACCCACGCCGCACCTTCGCCCACTCGCCCAAGACGGCACTGCTGCTGGCGCTGAGCCGCCCCCGGCAGCCCATCACACGCTCCCAGAGTGACCTCACCGTCGCCG AGGAGAAGCGGAAGAAGGAGAAGCCAGAGGTACAAGGTACACGGGGGGCCCCCCCAGGGCTGCACCGCTCCAAGACCCTCGTCAACCTCTTCTTCAAGGGTGGCCGTGCCACCAGCCAGAGCTGGGCCCCACCCAGCCAGGAGCCCCCCACCTCCGACCACCGAGCACGTGCCAAGTCCCCAGGGCGCCCTGATGGGGACAGAG AGAAAAGCCAGCGTGCCAGCATCCTAGGCCCAGTGGGCattgctgccctgcagcccaaCAGCAACCCCGAGGCCCGGCTCCCACATATCCAGGACACTGCTGCACGCCTCCTCAGCCCCGACGAGGTGACGGCTGTGCTCCGCCACTGCTCCCGG TACTTGCACGAGGGCAGCGTGGAGGATTTGGTGCAGCCACTGCTGGCCATTCTAGACCGGCCTGAGAAGGTCCTGCTGCTGCGGGATGTGAG GAGTGTGGTGGCCCCCACTGACCTGGGCCGGTTCGACAGCATGGTGATGCCGCTGGAGCTGGAAGCCTTTGATGCCCTGAAGAGCCGCTCAG TGCGCTCGCCTGCCCTCCGCCCAGCCCACCATGACATCCCTCCCAAAAGACACCTCATCACACCTGTGCCTG ACTATCGGGGTGGATTCCTGCTGAAGCCAGCAGGGGCCCCAGAACCAGAGGAAGCTGGGGGGCTGCAAGCGAGCCCAGCCCGGACACaagcctcccccagcccccgctgGCTTCACCCACGCACCTACACCCCGCTCCCTGACGTGCCAGTGGATGCCTATGCCTGCACCAGCCGCCCCCCAcctgctgccagccgccagCCCCCCAActggctgctggctgagccccTCCTGGGCGAGGGGTGCGGGCACTCacacagcccccagcccacccgGCGCAAGGAGCCCCCCGGGTTGGTGCCTGATCGAGGGGCTGACATGCTGGGGAAGCCCTGGCAGGCACCGCCCCGCCTTGCACCCCTCTTTGGGAGGCCAGGGGgtgaggcaggagctggggtggCCACCAATGgccctggggatgctggcagagaagaggaggaagaggagtacCGGTTACTCACTGTCACCCTCTCCAAGCTGAAGCACTCGCTGG GGATCAGCATCTCTGGTGGCATCGAGTCAAAGGCACAGCCAGTGGTGAAGATTGAGAAGATCTTCCCTGGGGGAGCTGCGTTCCTCAGTGGTGTCCTCAAG GCCGGGCAGGAGCTGGTGTCAGTGGATGGGGAGAGCCTGCAGAACATCACCCACCAGCGGGCTGTGGACATCATCCGCCAGGCCTACCGCAACAAAGCCAAGGAGCCCATGGAGCTGGTGGTACGGGTGGCTGGAGTCCCCCCAGAGTGA